The following coding sequences lie in one Kribbella sp. NBC_00709 genomic window:
- a CDS encoding S53 family peptidase, producing the protein MRQRILVSALGVGALAVAGLTASVLTASGADAAQNPYTAGKHAARVCSTAKAKHTASCDAVKLVNPDGFAPAASAPPSTGLTPTGLRDAYKLSGLSAGGRTVAIVDAYGYPNLERDLGVYRSQFGLSACTKANGCLKVINQTGGTTLPTFNVGWAGEQALDVDAVSAAAPDAKIIVVQAKSASFADLGTAVQTAAKQAGVVAISNSYGGGDADDTTYGAYYNHPGIAVTASTGDDGYQGGSYPASSSYTTAVGGTSLVAASNSRGWSESVWSGAGSGCSTYNTALPGAASFSTGCSKRAMADVSAAADPGKGGMAIYYPTSKTASTWAQFGGTSEAAPIIAAVYALSGNTSGYANAFPYAHPGSLFDVTSGSNGSCPTTQWCNARTGWDGPTGLGTPNGAGAF; encoded by the coding sequence TTGAGGCAACGGATTCTCGTGTCCGCCCTGGGCGTCGGCGCACTGGCCGTCGCGGGACTGACCGCATCAGTACTGACCGCATCTGGGGCCGACGCGGCCCAGAACCCCTACACCGCCGGGAAGCACGCCGCCCGCGTCTGCTCGACCGCCAAGGCCAAGCACACCGCGAGCTGCGACGCGGTGAAACTCGTGAACCCGGACGGGTTCGCACCGGCTGCCAGCGCGCCGCCGTCGACCGGCCTGACCCCAACCGGTCTGCGGGACGCCTACAAGCTCAGCGGGCTGAGCGCCGGCGGCCGTACGGTCGCCATCGTCGACGCCTACGGCTACCCGAACCTGGAGCGCGACCTCGGCGTCTACCGCTCCCAGTTCGGCCTGTCCGCGTGCACGAAGGCGAACGGCTGCCTGAAGGTCATCAACCAGACCGGCGGTACGACGCTGCCGACGTTCAACGTGGGCTGGGCCGGCGAGCAGGCACTCGACGTGGATGCGGTCTCGGCCGCGGCGCCGGACGCCAAGATCATCGTCGTACAGGCCAAGTCGGCGAGCTTCGCGGACCTCGGCACCGCGGTCCAGACCGCTGCCAAGCAGGCCGGCGTGGTCGCCATCTCGAACAGCTACGGCGGCGGCGACGCGGACGACACGACGTACGGCGCGTACTACAACCACCCGGGTATCGCGGTCACCGCATCCACCGGTGACGACGGCTACCAGGGCGGCAGCTACCCGGCGTCCTCGTCGTACACGACGGCTGTCGGCGGTACGTCGTTGGTTGCCGCCAGCAACTCACGGGGCTGGAGCGAGTCCGTGTGGAGCGGCGCCGGTTCGGGCTGCTCGACGTACAACACCGCGCTGCCGGGTGCGGCGTCGTTCAGCACCGGCTGCTCGAAGCGCGCGATGGCGGACGTGTCCGCCGCCGCCGACCCGGGCAAGGGCGGGATGGCGATCTACTACCCGACCAGCAAGACCGCGTCGACGTGGGCGCAGTTCGGCGGGACGAGTGAGGCTGCGCCGATCATCGCCGCGGTCTACGCGCTGTCCGGCAACACCAGCGGGTACGCGAACGCGTTCCCGTACGCCCACCCGGGCTCGCTGTTCGACGTGACGAGCGGCAGCAACGGCTCGTGCCCGACGACCCAGTGGTGCAACGCCCGTACCGGTTGGGACGGCCCGACCGGCCTCGGTACTCCGAACGGCGCCGGCGCTTTCTGA
- a CDS encoding ABC transporter substrate-binding protein, translated as MDQPFLSRRHLLQAAGGTALAAALTACGGGGGSGGGSSSKELSFVYMGTAEQQATWNKLFAKFSEQHPEIKLKAEGIPLSNWGDFFNKLSTRIAGGQVPDVIQIATEGQRLFASKGLLAPLDDYIAKDKSTIDEYYADMDPNLVEWDKKYASTDGKTYYLPGEFNTMCMWYSKDLFAKAGVPEPTPKWTWDDFRHACEQIKAKTGAFGYAAGPEYFAAIMPWLLTNGTSSFSDDWSKPTYDDPRVIEAAEFNRKLVADKLSPPPGGTFDATTAAAQGKLAMFGGGRWPIISIRNLKATATMGIVPWPVKAGPGSPVGWNGYPILKASKKKDDAWTFIKFLISKEGSSFFAQLGGTIVPARKSVANSQSFLEDAPKGTEYLYQALSYATPIPSPDKGAAIQKAIEDGWKQVLTGNAAPADALGKAQTTLEGLV; from the coding sequence ATGGATCAGCCCTTCCTCAGTCGGCGACACCTTCTGCAGGCAGCGGGCGGTACGGCGCTCGCCGCCGCGCTGACCGCGTGCGGCGGAGGCGGCGGAAGCGGCGGCGGCTCGTCGTCGAAAGAGCTGTCGTTCGTGTACATGGGCACGGCCGAGCAGCAGGCGACCTGGAACAAGCTGTTCGCGAAGTTCAGCGAGCAGCACCCGGAGATCAAGCTCAAGGCCGAGGGCATCCCGCTGTCGAACTGGGGCGACTTCTTCAACAAGCTGTCCACCCGGATCGCCGGCGGCCAGGTGCCGGACGTCATCCAGATCGCGACCGAGGGCCAGCGGCTGTTCGCCTCCAAGGGCCTGCTCGCGCCGCTCGACGACTACATCGCCAAGGACAAGTCGACGATCGACGAGTACTACGCCGACATGGACCCGAACCTGGTCGAGTGGGACAAGAAGTACGCCTCCACCGACGGTAAGACGTACTACCTGCCGGGCGAGTTCAACACCATGTGCATGTGGTACTCGAAGGACCTGTTCGCCAAGGCCGGCGTACCGGAGCCGACGCCGAAGTGGACCTGGGACGACTTCCGGCACGCGTGTGAGCAGATCAAGGCCAAGACCGGCGCCTTCGGGTACGCCGCGGGCCCGGAGTACTTCGCGGCGATCATGCCGTGGCTGTTGACGAACGGGACCAGCAGCTTCAGTGACGACTGGTCGAAGCCGACGTACGACGACCCTCGCGTGATCGAGGCCGCTGAATTCAACCGGAAGCTGGTGGCCGACAAGCTGTCGCCGCCGCCGGGTGGCACCTTCGACGCGACGACCGCGGCCGCGCAGGGCAAGCTGGCGATGTTCGGCGGCGGCCGCTGGCCGATCATCAGCATCCGGAACCTGAAGGCGACCGCCACGATGGGGATCGTGCCGTGGCCGGTGAAGGCCGGGCCGGGCTCGCCGGTGGGCTGGAACGGGTACCCGATCCTGAAGGCGTCGAAGAAGAAGGACGACGCCTGGACGTTCATCAAGTTCCTGATCTCCAAGGAGGGCTCGTCGTTCTTCGCCCAGCTCGGCGGCACGATCGTCCCGGCCCGGAAGTCGGTCGCGAACAGCCAGTCGTTCCTCGAGGATGCGCCGAAGGGCACGGAGTACCTGTATCAAGCGCTGTCCTACGCGACGCCGATCCCCTCGCCGGACAAGGGCGCAGCAATCCAGAAGGCGATCGAGGACGGCTGGAAGCAGGTGCTGACCGGCAACGCCGCACCCGCCGACGCGCTCGGGAAGGCGCAGACCACGCTGGAGGGGTTGGTCTGA
- a CDS encoding carbohydrate ABC transporter permease, with protein sequence MVTDGATIRAVVTTFVFALASVVTHIGLGMLLALGVHRTMTRGTKYFVRTAYFFPFLVSWAAVALIWKYVLDPAFGLANYYLSTTTNWLASPTWALPTLIVVDWWHTIGYTFIILLAGLQTVPAQLHEAARVDGANAWWRFWSVTLPVMSPTIFFATVITFIGAFQIFDPMVIMTQGGPDGATRSIVQYTYEKGFQSFEVGYAAALSLVLFVVIMIVTGLQFRLSRRWVHQ encoded by the coding sequence TTGGTCACCGACGGTGCGACGATCCGGGCGGTGGTGACCACCTTCGTGTTCGCGCTGGCGTCGGTCGTGACGCACATCGGTCTGGGCATGCTGCTTGCGCTCGGCGTGCATCGGACGATGACGCGCGGGACGAAGTACTTCGTCCGGACGGCGTACTTCTTTCCGTTCCTGGTCTCCTGGGCCGCCGTCGCGCTGATCTGGAAGTACGTCCTGGATCCCGCGTTCGGCTTGGCGAACTACTACCTCTCGACGACGACGAACTGGTTGGCGTCGCCAACGTGGGCGCTGCCAACGCTGATCGTGGTCGACTGGTGGCACACGATCGGGTACACGTTCATCATCCTGCTGGCCGGCCTGCAGACGGTGCCCGCCCAGTTGCACGAGGCCGCGCGGGTGGACGGCGCGAACGCGTGGTGGCGGTTCTGGAGCGTCACGTTGCCGGTGATGTCACCGACGATCTTCTTCGCCACGGTGATCACGTTCATCGGCGCGTTCCAGATCTTCGACCCGATGGTGATCATGACGCAGGGCGGTCCGGACGGCGCGACCCGAAGCATCGTCCAGTACACGTACGAGAAGGGCTTCCAGTCCTTCGAGGTCGGGTACGCCGCTGCGCTGTCGCTCGTGCTGTTCGTGGTGATCATGATCGTGACCGGTCTGCAGTTCCGCCTGAGCCGACGGTGGGTGCACCAATGA
- a CDS encoding carbohydrate ABC transporter permease has protein sequence MKGKLLDLVLVLGGLLMIAPLVWLIANALSEPIKAFQLPPQWIPRPPTLQNFQQVPDLIPFAQMAWNSLQIAVLTTAGALLTSALAAYAFNRLRFPGRDQIFSVLLAALVVPVQLTVVPIFIMMRWLHLVDTTVAIWLPALVNVFGIFFLRQYIASIPRELDEAAIMDGAGHFWILFRVILPLARPGLTALGIFVFEASWNNFFWPYIFLSSPEKMTLPVGLVSLQGAVGGGPAVVLFAAITLVVLPILVLFLIFQRSFIASIASTGLRA, from the coding sequence ATGAAAGGCAAGCTGCTCGACCTCGTCCTGGTCCTTGGCGGGTTGTTGATGATCGCGCCGTTGGTGTGGCTGATCGCGAACGCCTTGTCGGAGCCGATCAAGGCGTTCCAGTTGCCACCGCAGTGGATCCCGCGACCGCCGACGCTGCAGAACTTCCAGCAGGTGCCGGACCTGATCCCGTTCGCGCAGATGGCGTGGAACAGTCTGCAGATCGCGGTGCTCACGACGGCGGGGGCGCTGCTGACCAGTGCGTTGGCGGCGTACGCGTTCAACCGGCTGCGGTTCCCGGGGCGCGATCAGATCTTCTCGGTGCTGCTCGCGGCGCTCGTCGTACCGGTGCAGCTGACCGTCGTACCGATCTTCATCATGATGCGCTGGCTGCATCTGGTGGACACCACCGTGGCGATCTGGCTGCCGGCGCTGGTGAACGTGTTCGGGATCTTCTTCCTGCGGCAGTACATCGCCTCGATCCCGCGGGAGCTGGACGAGGCGGCGATCATGGACGGCGCCGGGCACTTCTGGATCCTGTTCCGGGTGATCCTGCCGCTCGCGCGGCCCGGGCTGACCGCGCTCGGGATCTTCGTCTTCGAGGCGTCCTGGAACAACTTCTTCTGGCCGTACATCTTCCTGTCGTCACCGGAGAAGATGACGCTGCCGGTCGGGCTGGTGTCGTTGCAGGGCGCGGTGGGTGGCGGTCCGGCCGTCGTACTGTTCGCCGCGATCACTCTGGTCGTGCTGCCGATCCTCGTGCTGTTCCTGATCTTCCAGCGCTCTTTCATCGCCTCGATCGCGTCGACCGGCCTGCGCGCATGA
- a CDS encoding GH116 family glycosyl-hydrolase → MHYTGDNLRHFALPLGGLGTGTVALAGNGALRQWQLHNIGNHEGHVPDSFFALRLSRVEPPLDEVRLLQGPPLEPSDTPLVTDDVVPTGERRLHEVIRPIGPTTVTATYPQARVEYETDLPLRISLDVFNPLVPSDSLVSSQPVVAFTFMLHNPGEIAVHGKLAGALQNSVGWDGVTPIDGVSCSLYGGNTNRIRSANGWTALVLENTTLPIDHPGSGQLVLAADRDASAHTQWSRPEEFVAFLNGPVTPPSGPSAAGTTWNGGLAVPFNLQPGETQQVRFLIAWHFPNRYVDFNQFGPHPEYGHSRFWLGNAYSRRTPDAVAAAESFISQWSELETLTGAWAEAFETSSLPGEAGSRLAALVADVRSPTVFQTADGDVLGFEGVLGASTGMWGGRYGGSCPLNCTHVWNYEQTLSRLFPSLERNMRDTEYDVMQAPEGYIPHRVRAPLYMKQLWDVMIGGPEEPALDGMLGSVLKTYREVRQGAGLDWLGRRWPQVVRLLDHIHDKWLRDGVLRGIQPSTHDIDLCGVNSFMGTLWLAALRAAEEMALLVGEDGTAYRKLFEAGSKAYDELLFTGEYYRQVLSADDPRDFQWGDGCLADQLIGQWWAHQLELGYILPADHVRTALRSVVRHNLRIGFHDFEHPYRVFADGDDTGLLMCTWPHGGRPDVPTRYCDEVWTGSEYQVAAHCLYEGLTDEGMSILQGLWTRYDGTRRNPFNPIECGDHYIRNAAGWSVLEALTGYHHNAVTCTITFAPLALARSGDTWHLPFTTNTGWATATRTPTTLTLTCKAGHLNLQSIQADGTTYPVEAPILPGRPLVIATAGRR, encoded by the coding sequence ATGCACTACACCGGTGACAACCTTCGACACTTCGCCCTGCCGCTCGGCGGGCTCGGCACCGGAACGGTCGCACTGGCCGGCAACGGTGCGCTGCGCCAGTGGCAGCTGCACAACATCGGCAACCACGAGGGGCATGTGCCGGACAGCTTCTTCGCACTCCGCCTCTCACGGGTAGAGCCGCCGCTGGACGAAGTCCGTCTGCTCCAAGGTCCCCCGCTAGAGCCGTCGGACACTCCGCTGGTGACCGACGACGTCGTACCAACAGGCGAGCGTCGGCTGCACGAGGTCATCCGGCCGATCGGTCCGACCACGGTGACTGCGACGTACCCCCAGGCACGGGTGGAGTACGAGACCGACCTGCCTCTTCGGATCAGCTTGGACGTGTTCAACCCGCTGGTGCCGAGCGATTCTCTGGTGAGCTCCCAGCCAGTCGTTGCGTTCACGTTCATGCTGCACAACCCCGGCGAGATCGCCGTCCACGGCAAGCTCGCCGGTGCGCTGCAGAACTCGGTCGGCTGGGACGGCGTCACGCCGATCGACGGAGTGTCCTGCAGCCTGTACGGCGGCAACACGAACCGCATCCGCAGCGCCAACGGGTGGACCGCGCTCGTCCTCGAGAACACGACACTACCCATCGACCACCCCGGGTCCGGGCAATTGGTGCTTGCCGCCGACCGCGACGCATCCGCCCACACACAGTGGTCCCGTCCCGAAGAGTTCGTTGCCTTCCTCAACGGTCCTGTGACCCCGCCGAGCGGCCCCAGCGCCGCCGGCACGACCTGGAACGGCGGTCTGGCCGTGCCGTTCAACCTGCAGCCGGGCGAGACCCAGCAGGTGCGGTTCCTGATCGCATGGCATTTCCCGAACCGATATGTCGACTTCAATCAGTTCGGCCCGCACCCGGAGTACGGGCACAGCCGCTTCTGGCTCGGCAACGCGTACAGCCGTCGTACGCCGGATGCTGTCGCCGCGGCCGAGTCCTTCATCTCACAGTGGTCCGAGCTGGAGACGCTGACGGGCGCGTGGGCTGAGGCGTTCGAGACGAGCAGTCTGCCCGGAGAGGCCGGATCGCGGCTCGCCGCGCTCGTGGCCGACGTACGCAGCCCAACTGTGTTCCAGACCGCGGACGGCGACGTACTGGGGTTCGAGGGCGTGCTCGGTGCGTCCACGGGGATGTGGGGCGGCCGGTACGGCGGCTCGTGTCCGCTCAACTGCACGCACGTGTGGAACTACGAGCAGACGCTCTCCCGGCTGTTCCCGTCGCTGGAGCGGAACATGCGGGACACGGAGTACGACGTGATGCAGGCGCCGGAGGGCTACATCCCGCACCGGGTCCGCGCACCGCTCTATATGAAGCAGCTGTGGGACGTGATGATCGGCGGTCCGGAAGAGCCCGCGCTGGACGGGATGCTCGGCAGCGTGTTGAAGACGTACCGCGAGGTGCGCCAGGGTGCCGGTCTGGACTGGCTGGGACGACGCTGGCCACAGGTGGTCCGGTTGCTCGACCACATCCACGACAAGTGGTTGCGGGACGGCGTACTGCGTGGCATCCAGCCCAGCACCCACGACATCGACCTGTGTGGCGTCAACTCGTTCATGGGCACGCTGTGGTTGGCGGCACTGCGCGCTGCCGAGGAGATGGCGTTGCTGGTCGGTGAGGACGGGACGGCGTACCGCAAGCTGTTCGAGGCCGGCAGCAAGGCGTACGACGAGCTGCTGTTCACGGGCGAGTACTACCGGCAGGTGCTGTCGGCGGATGACCCCCGGGACTTCCAGTGGGGTGACGGGTGCCTGGCTGACCAGCTGATCGGACAGTGGTGGGCGCATCAGCTCGAGCTCGGGTACATCCTTCCGGCTGACCACGTGCGGACCGCGCTGCGCAGCGTCGTACGGCACAACCTGCGGATCGGCTTCCACGACTTCGAGCACCCGTACCGCGTCTTCGCCGACGGCGACGACACCGGCCTCCTCATGTGCACCTGGCCCCACGGCGGCCGCCCCGACGTACCCACCCGGTACTGCGACGAGGTGTGGACCGGCTCGGAGTACCAGGTCGCCGCCCACTGCCTGTACGAAGGCCTCACCGACGAGGGAATGTCCATCCTGCAAGGCCTCTGGACCCGCTACGACGGCACCCGCCGCAACCCCTTCAACCCGATCGAATGCGGCGACCACTACATCCGCAACGCCGCCGGCTGGTCAGTCCTGGAGGCCCTGACCGGCTACCACCACAACGCCGTCACCTGCACAATCACCTTCGCCCCACTCGCCCTGGCCCGATCAGGCGACACCTGGCACCTCCCCTTCACCACCAACACCGGCTGGGCCACCGCCACCCGAACCCCCACCACCCTCACCCTCACCTGCAAAGCCGGCCACCTGAACCTCCAATCCATCCAGGCAGACGGCACCACCTACCCCGTAGAGGCCCCGATCCTCCCGGGAAGACCGTTGGTGATTGCTACTGCTGGGCGCCGGTGA
- a CDS encoding alpha-N-acetylglucosaminidase TIM-barrel domain-containing protein, with the protein MRPSFRAALTALLVFVPLAIAPVARASTAAPAHSPARDALVRLVGRQYADQVTLQTLDRGTGKDYFRVFAVGRQLVIAGTTPAVQLTGFGWYLRHVAHADIELEGEQLNLPARLPLPEQPTEQRASVDNRFALNDTNEGYAGPYLSWSQWQRRIDVLALHGINQVLVYEGQEAVYEQAFQKFGYSADELRSWIPQPAHQAWWLLQNECCLGSPISQQLIDRRTVLGKQMADHLRELGMVPVLPGYFGTVPSGFITRNPGAKTVPQGKWDGLARPDWLDPTNPVFAQVAAEFYRVQTELFGPSTMYKMDLLHEGGTPGDVSVPDASRAVQAALETAHPGAIWAILGWQKNPLPATLQSIDRSKMLVVDGISEAPNITDRDKDFLGTPYAFGTIWNFGGHSNLGASLALWNQKFHAWLDKPGTALNGIALMPEAIDNNPAAVAFFTDLAWQSQPVDLQQWFADYATSRYGAADPHAAAAWRILGSTVYSWPAEADSKHPTGLYDYEPSLGVSGTAIPYDPAVFRQALGELLAVRPGLRRSTAYRYDLVDVARQVVANDSRTLLPRIASAYHSGDLTAFRKLTADWSRRIDLLDDLLGTDDNFLLGSWLAGATAQAASPKEAAALRYDVRTLVTDWTATATLQDYARREWNGLVGDYYGGRWRTYFASLDTALSTGQAVATIDWKAYAERWAHTDTAYPVKGHGDAYQLASQIAAIPTGALRVEPAARGVRPGESARVTATYTNTNTLRAAQSVRVGLAAPASYKVKPVGVTAAAQVPAGGSFSAVYSVTVPADAHALDLPTVVATVKWKSGTAAASESGSTRLLVSGDVGTPWQAMSTNDASFAVSGDDVGIAGGGDDMWKDTDEHGAVYRSQVLGEGQAVTSKVSSQDATAPYGRAGLLVGNDLSAAAPLGYANIAVTPEHGCLFSWDSNGDGTLDTYTAADGFTAPVYVRIARSGGRLSGACSEDGENWTVVGSAVVPGAAAVQDVGVFMSAVNTHTGTTGVATFHGFAVTPYAPRDTSNDAVLSVGKPVTALGAEDGHPATAANDGSRSNNPYWGGPLGPTWWQVDLGAPSQVSAVNVRNYVDGTRYYNYRLLASLDGTHWHLLGGRSGTTPVVDAGDTFHTETTTRYIRIEGISNSANNTFHLTEVTVTGAQQ; encoded by the coding sequence ATGAGACCTTCCTTTCGTGCAGCGCTGACTGCTCTCCTCGTCTTCGTTCCGCTCGCGATCGCACCCGTCGCGCGAGCCTCGACAGCTGCTCCTGCGCATTCGCCGGCGCGTGATGCGCTGGTCAGGCTCGTCGGACGGCAGTACGCCGACCAGGTCACGCTGCAGACGCTCGACCGCGGTACCGGTAAGGACTACTTCCGGGTGTTCGCGGTCGGCCGCCAGTTGGTGATCGCCGGGACCACTCCGGCCGTACAGCTGACCGGCTTCGGCTGGTACCTGCGGCACGTCGCGCATGCCGACATCGAGCTCGAGGGCGAGCAGCTGAACCTGCCCGCTCGGCTGCCGCTACCGGAACAGCCGACCGAGCAGCGCGCATCCGTCGACAACCGGTTCGCGCTGAACGACACCAACGAGGGGTACGCCGGCCCGTACCTCAGCTGGTCGCAGTGGCAGCGCCGCATCGACGTACTGGCGCTGCACGGCATCAACCAGGTGCTGGTGTACGAGGGCCAGGAGGCCGTGTACGAGCAGGCCTTCCAGAAGTTCGGGTACTCCGCCGACGAGCTGCGAAGCTGGATCCCGCAGCCGGCGCACCAGGCCTGGTGGCTGCTACAGAACGAGTGCTGCCTCGGCAGTCCGATCTCCCAGCAGCTGATCGACCGGCGGACTGTGCTCGGCAAGCAGATGGCCGACCACCTCCGCGAGCTGGGCATGGTGCCGGTGCTGCCCGGGTACTTCGGCACGGTGCCGTCCGGCTTCATCACTCGGAACCCTGGTGCGAAGACTGTGCCGCAGGGCAAGTGGGACGGGCTGGCGCGGCCGGACTGGCTCGACCCGACCAACCCGGTGTTCGCGCAGGTCGCTGCGGAGTTCTACCGGGTGCAGACCGAGCTGTTCGGTCCCAGCACGATGTACAAGATGGACCTGCTGCACGAGGGCGGTACGCCCGGCGATGTCAGCGTCCCGGACGCCTCCCGGGCAGTGCAGGCCGCACTCGAGACGGCGCACCCCGGCGCGATCTGGGCCATCCTTGGCTGGCAGAAGAACCCCTTGCCGGCCACGCTGCAGTCCATCGACCGGTCCAAGATGCTGGTCGTCGACGGCATCTCCGAGGCGCCGAACATCACCGACCGGGACAAGGACTTCCTGGGTACGCCGTACGCGTTCGGCACGATCTGGAACTTCGGCGGCCACTCCAACCTCGGCGCCAGCCTGGCGTTGTGGAACCAGAAGTTCCATGCCTGGTTGGACAAACCCGGCACCGCGCTGAACGGCATCGCGCTGATGCCGGAGGCGATCGACAACAACCCGGCCGCGGTGGCGTTCTTCACCGACCTGGCCTGGCAGAGCCAGCCGGTGGACCTGCAGCAGTGGTTCGCCGACTACGCCACCAGCCGGTACGGCGCGGCCGACCCGCACGCGGCCGCCGCCTGGCGGATCCTCGGCAGCACCGTCTACAGCTGGCCGGCTGAGGCAGACAGCAAGCATCCGACCGGCTTGTACGACTACGAACCCAGTCTGGGAGTCAGTGGTACGGCGATCCCGTACGACCCGGCGGTGTTCCGCCAGGCGCTCGGTGAACTGCTGGCGGTGCGGCCAGGGCTGCGGCGGAGTACGGCGTACCGCTATGACTTGGTTGACGTTGCACGCCAGGTGGTGGCGAACGACAGCCGCACACTGCTGCCGCGGATCGCGTCGGCGTACCACTCCGGTGACCTGACTGCGTTCCGGAAGCTGACTGCGGACTGGTCGCGACGGATCGATCTGCTGGACGACCTGCTGGGCACCGATGACAACTTCCTGCTCGGCTCTTGGCTGGCGGGCGCTACGGCCCAGGCTGCCTCGCCGAAGGAGGCGGCGGCGCTGCGGTACGACGTACGCACGCTGGTGACCGACTGGACCGCGACGGCGACCCTGCAGGACTACGCCCGTCGCGAGTGGAATGGGCTGGTCGGCGACTACTACGGCGGTCGCTGGCGGACGTACTTCGCTTCGCTCGACACTGCGTTGTCTACGGGGCAGGCGGTCGCGACGATCGACTGGAAGGCGTACGCGGAGCGGTGGGCGCACACGGATACGGCGTACCCGGTGAAGGGGCACGGCGATGCTTATCAGTTGGCATCGCAGATCGCGGCGATCCCGACCGGTGCACTCCGGGTCGAGCCGGCTGCGCGTGGGGTGCGGCCTGGCGAGTCGGCGCGCGTCACGGCGACGTACACCAACACGAACACGCTCCGGGCGGCTCAGTCGGTGCGGGTGGGGCTGGCTGCTCCGGCGTCGTACAAGGTGAAGCCGGTCGGGGTGACCGCGGCCGCTCAGGTCCCTGCGGGCGGCAGCTTCAGTGCTGTCTATTCGGTCACCGTGCCGGCCGATGCACATGCGCTGGACTTGCCGACTGTGGTTGCCACCGTGAAGTGGAAGTCCGGTACTGCGGCTGCGTCGGAGTCGGGGAGCACTCGGCTGTTGGTCAGCGGTGACGTCGGTACGCCGTGGCAGGCGATGTCGACCAACGACGCGTCCTTCGCTGTGTCTGGTGACGATGTGGGGATCGCCGGTGGCGGCGACGACATGTGGAAGGACACCGACGAGCACGGTGCGGTCTACCGTTCGCAGGTCCTCGGCGAGGGGCAGGCGGTGACCAGCAAGGTCAGTTCGCAGGATGCGACCGCGCCGTACGGTCGGGCCGGGCTGCTGGTTGGCAATGATCTGTCGGCAGCCGCTCCGCTCGGCTACGCGAACATTGCGGTCACCCCGGAGCACGGGTGTCTGTTCAGCTGGGACTCCAACGGCGATGGGACGCTCGATACGTACACGGCTGCGGATGGGTTCACCGCGCCGGTGTACGTGCGGATCGCCCGATCTGGTGGGCGACTCAGCGGTGCATGCAGCGAGGACGGGGAGAACTGGACGGTCGTCGGGTCGGCGGTAGTGCCAGGCGCTGCTGCGGTCCAGGACGTCGGGGTGTTCATGAGCGCTGTGAACACCCATACCGGAACCACTGGGGTTGCGACGTTCCACGGCTTCGCGGTCACGCCGTACGCGCCACGGGACACGTCGAACGACGCCGTACTGAGCGTCGGTAAGCCGGTCACCGCACTCGGCGCGGAGGACGGGCACCCCGCGACCGCAGCGAACGACGGCAGCCGCTCCAACAACCCGTACTGGGGCGGTCCGCTAGGCCCCACCTGGTGGCAGGTGGACCTAGGCGCGCCATCACAGGTGTCCGCCGTCAACGTCCGCAACTACGTCGACGGCACCCGCTACTACAACTACCGCCTGCTAGCCAGCCTCGACGGAACCCACTGGCACCTACTCGGCGGCCGTTCCGGCACCACGCCAGTAGTAGACGCCGGCGACACCTTCCACACCGAAACAACCACCCGCTACATCCGAATTGAAGGCATCTCCAACTCCGCCAACAACACCTTCCACCTAACCGAAGTAACCGTCACCGGCGCCCAGCAGTAG